The DNA segment GCGACCAAGGAGATTTCCGGCTGTCGAGCCTACGAAAAAAATCGGGGTAATAATCCCACCGCTGCCGCCGAAACTAAGAGTCACAGAGGTAGACAACATTTTCAGGACAGAGGCATACCAAGGGACTGGACTGCCTTCCACTGAGGTCTTGATCATTTCAAGACCAAGACCAAGATAACTCGTTGACATGAAAAATGTCAGGACTACAAGAGATAAACCCCCTATTAAAGCCTTCCATTCTTCTCTGATAGACATTTTCTTGCTGATACTTTCGAATAGTTTCAACATTTCTATGAACAAAAGAGAGAACACGCCAAAGAATATACCTGCCGCACAGACCTTCAGGAAAAACAGACTGCTGAAGACGGGACTGAAATTAATTGGTTGATGGAAATATGCAACACCGAGAACTGACGATACCTGGTAGCCAACGATACCGGCGACAAAAGACGGCAGAAGGACATCGTAAAGTAACCCTCCAACAAACAGGACCTCGACCCCGAATATGGCTCCGGCGATTGGTGTGCCAAAGACTGTCGCAAAACCTGCACTAATTCCACAGATAACAAGCTTTCTTCGATCCCTCTTCCCAAATCTGAAGAGATCAGCAAAACCTGAACAAAGTGCAGCGCCGATCTGTGCAGCAGGCCCTTCTTTTCCGGCCGAGCCGCCGCAGGATATGGTGATTACTGTCGCAAGAAGTTTGACCGGTACTACGGAGAGCTTGATCGTTCCGGAATTCTGATGCACGGCTTCGATGATTTTCTCCGTTCCATGGCCACGCGCGTCAGGCGCTAAATATTTTACCAACAGTGTGCTCGCGAGAAGACCAGCTGGGATGAGCAGATAATAGTACGGGACACCTGATACAAGCGCTATACCTTTGTGAAGCAGCCCGAGAAAGACAGCAGTAGAAATGCCAACAATAATGCCAACGCAAGTAGCGAGAAAAAGCCACTTTAGAATACTGATAAAAAGAACTGACTCCTCAACGACATGCCTCTTCAATTTGTAATCCTCACGTTTTCTCACAGGAGTAATTCTTATAGACATCGGATGGCATGTTCCTCTTTCCGCCATTGGGTTTCAATGGAAGGACAGGACCTTTAATCCTTCGATTTCTGCAGCCCGGCAGAGTGCATCATCTGTTGAAGAAAAAGCAACTGTGACACCCGGGCCAGCTGATTGAATAATTTTTACCGCGGATAAATGCATCGCCGCCAATCTGTTTAGCCGATGTTTTTTTATCAGCTGTCCTGAGTCAAGATCATTGAAGTCTACTACGGCAATGTCGGCCCAGTCGGTTGTAAAGGCCTCGTATATTCGTTTATATGCAGCAGAAGCTAAATCGCCATTTTTGTGGCGTTTATCAAGTGCTGCGACCACTTCGGCATATGCAACCCTGCAAGTTGCAATTATCTCGGCGTTAGCCGCCCACTGTCGCACAATAGCAGTCTGTTCGTCTTCAACATACAACTTAATAAGGCTGGTTGTCCCCAAATAGAGAATCATTGCCTTTCCTCCAATATAGTCCCGGACAATGATTTACCCTTAACCTTGATACCTTCACATCCTTTGGGCCTTCCCCCGGACCACTGGGCTTGTCCATCTTTTACAAGGGATATCATGCAGCGTCTCTCCAGAGATACTGGGCTAATTACAGCAACCTCTATCCCGTGATCTGTTACGATCAAACTTTCTCCCTCTCGCACCTTGCTGATATAACTGCTAAGCTTATTTTTCAGTTCACGAATGCCAGCGTGTTCCATTGAATCCTCTCTATTACAGTATTGTAGCTACATTATAACTACTTTGTTGCTTTTTCTCAATTCTTTTGTAGTATCATAATAATTATGAATCAATTGATTTTTAGTTTAGATATTCTGGCTATCTATTAGGATGTCCTGACGGAAAAATGACGAGTCATTATGCTAATCCGCCGTAGGGCGATCATTCTATCAATTAAGAGCAGAATCTCAATCCCAATCAACCTGGAGGAAAGCATGAAAAAAATATTAGTCCTTATCGTCATCTCACTTCTCATAATTGCTGGATGTAGTCACAAAGCAACAACCAAACCTGACGGGCAGGAGAATTTAGCAGACAAGCAGTATCAGAAATCTGATGTTAGCGACCTAAAAAAGACTGAAAAGATACCTGCCATACCTGTTGAATCGATAGATTCCAAAAACAATGCGTCGACTAAGGCCACTGTCCAGGACAACATGTTCTCTGATCTTCTGTTTGACTACGATAAATATGATGTTAGGGATACATTCAAGCCGACACTCCGTAGCGTGACGGATTTTCTGTCAAAGTATCCTGAAGCCAGGATATCCATTGAAGGCCATTGTGATGAAAGAGGGACTAATGAATATAATCTTGCTCTTGGTGACCGAAGGGCAAAGGCAGTCAAAGACTATTTGG comes from the Nitrospirota bacterium genome and includes:
- a CDS encoding type II toxin-antitoxin system prevent-host-death family antitoxin — translated: MEHAGIRELKNKLSSYISKVREGESLIVTDHGIEVAVISPVSLERRCMISLVKDGQAQWSGGRPKGCEGIKVKGKSLSGTILEERQ
- a CDS encoding chloride channel protein, which encodes MSIRITPVRKREDYKLKRHVVEESVLFISILKWLFLATCVGIIVGISTAVFLGLLHKGIALVSGVPYYYLLIPAGLLASTLLVKYLAPDARGHGTEKIIEAVHQNSGTIKLSVVPVKLLATVITISCGGSAGKEGPAAQIGAALCSGFADLFRFGKRDRRKLVICGISAGFATVFGTPIAGAIFGVEVLFVGGLLYDVLLPSFVAGIVGYQVSSVLGVAYFHQPINFSPVFSSLFFLKVCAAGIFFGVFSLLFIEMLKLFESISKKMSIREEWKALIGGLSLVVLTFFMSTSYLGLGLEMIKTSVEGSPVPWYASVLKMLSTSVTLSFGGSGGIITPIFFVGSTAGNLLGRLPGFDVSVFSAIGMVSLLAGAANTPISASIMAVELFGRPVEQWVRPRVHR
- a CDS encoding type II toxin-antitoxin system VapC family toxin produces the protein MILYLGTTSLIKLYVEDEQTAIVRQWAANAEIIATCRVAYAEVVAALDKRHKNGDLASAAYKRIYEAFTTDWADIAVVDFNDLDSGQLIKKHRLNRLAAMHLSAVKIIQSAGPGVTVAFSSTDDALCRAAEIEGLKVLSFH
- the pal gene encoding peptidoglycan-associated lipoprotein Pal, whose protein sequence is MKKILVLIVISLLIIAGCSHKATTKPDGQENLADKQYQKSDVSDLKKTEKIPAIPVESIDSKNNASTKATVQDNMFSDLLFDYDKYDVRDTFKPTLRSVTDFLSKYPEARISIEGHCDERGTNEYNLALGDRRAKAVKDYLVSMGVPTKKLDTISYGEERPLCKEITEECWAKNRRAHFVVLSSGAK